A single Streptomyces mirabilis DNA region contains:
- a CDS encoding beta-class carbonic anhydrase: MTTSASVPTEPEDAITTGGGVTDRLVKANQQYAGAFTDPGMDAHPVLHVAVVACMDARLDLHAALGLELGDCHTIRNAGGVVTDDVIRSLTISQRALGTRSVVLIHHTGCGLESLTEDFRHDLEMEVGQRPAWAVEAFRDVEQDVRQSMQRVRTSPFLLHTDDVRGFVFDVTTGLLREIDPA, encoded by the coding sequence GAAGACGCCATAACAACGGGCGGCGGCGTGACCGACCGTCTCGTCAAGGCGAACCAGCAGTACGCCGGCGCGTTCACCGATCCCGGGATGGACGCCCACCCCGTGCTGCACGTCGCGGTGGTCGCGTGCATGGACGCCCGGCTCGACCTGCACGCCGCACTCGGCCTGGAACTGGGCGACTGTCACACCATCCGCAACGCCGGCGGCGTCGTCACCGACGACGTGATCCGCTCCCTCACCATCAGCCAGCGGGCGCTCGGCACCCGCAGCGTCGTGCTCATCCACCACACCGGCTGCGGCCTGGAGTCCCTCACCGAGGACTTCCGGCACGACCTGGAGATGGAGGTCGGCCAGCGCCCCGCCTGGGCGGTCGAAGCCTTCCGGGACGTCGAACAGGACGTACGGCAGTCGATGCAGCGCGTGCGCACCTCACCGTTCCTCCTGCACACGGACGACGTGCGCGGCTTCGTCTTCGACGTGACGACGGGTCTGCTGCGCGAGATCGACCCCGCCTGA